From a single Pseudalkalibacillus hwajinpoensis genomic region:
- a CDS encoding PAS domain-containing protein: MKELLICLTTRKTSYRIRACLPKNNVSATTLLDGIACIDEHLNVTSINKALRRMLGYSLEELTTRKRSDIVRIRGNCSTSVHICIEWTPENLRN; the protein is encoded by the coding sequence ATGAAGGAACTCCTCATATGCCTCACTACAAGAAAGACGAGTTACAGGATAAGAGCATGCCTTCCGAAGAACAACGTCAGCGCTACAACTCTTCTTGATGGCATTGCCTGCATCGATGAGCACCTGAATGTGACATCCATTAATAAAGCGCTAAGAAGAATGTTGGGGTATTCTCTTGAAGAACTTACGACCAGGAAACGAAGTGATATCGTTAGAATCCGCGGAAACTGTTCGACATCAGTTCACATCTGCATTGAATGGACGCCCGAAAATTTACGAAATTGA
- the nirD gene encoding nitrite reductase small subunit NirD yields the protein MPVQASKVNTSKVNIGRIEDFPQQSGKTVEVLKWSIAVFHLSNGSMQAVENKCPHKGGPLAEGIICGDHVYCPLHDWKISTKDGKVQEPDTGCVQTFPVDVEDGYVYLTIE from the coding sequence ATGCCAGTTCAAGCAAGTAAGGTTAATACAAGTAAGGTTAATATCGGTAGAATCGAAGACTTTCCGCAACAGTCAGGGAAAACTGTTGAGGTTCTAAAATGGTCTATTGCCGTCTTCCATTTGTCAAACGGATCGATGCAGGCGGTTGAGAATAAATGTCCACATAAAGGCGGCCCATTGGCAGAGGGGATCATTTGCGGAGATCATGTTTATTGCCCGCTTCATGATTGGAAAATCAGTACAAAGGATGGAAAAGTTCAGGAACCAGATACTGGATGCGTGCAGACGTTTCCGGTTGATGTAGAAGATGGCTATGTTTATCTGACGATAGAGTAG
- a CDS encoding ATP-binding protein yields the protein MPDGGDIAITTHHSSKHQIIKIADKGVGIPEERLERLGEPFFSNKDTGTGLGLVVCYKIIHEHNGTIHFDSTVGEGTTVTISLPL from the coding sequence ATGCCAGACGGTGGCGATATTGCCATCACTACTCACCACTCAAGCAAACATCAGATTATCAAAATTGCCGACAAGGGGGTTGGGATTCCAGAAGAAAGACTCGAGCGCCTCGGGGAGCCATTCTTTTCAAACAAAGATACAGGCACAGGACTCGGTCTTGTTGTCTGCTATAAGATTATTCATGAACACAATGGAACGATTCATTTTGATAGCACTGTGGGTGAAGGAACAACTGTGACGATTTCTTTACCGCTATAG
- the nirB gene encoding nitrite reductase large subunit NirB, producing MKERILVIGNGMAGIRCVEEIVKLEPNAYDITVIGKERTPAYDRIQLSTVLQGNGTVDELLIKPLDWYDEQKVTLRTDEAVTEIDKDQRLVYTNKGGALPYDRLIIATGSNPFIIPFPGIDKKGVITFRDIDDCNAMIESAKTKRKAVVIGGGLLGLEAARGLLNLNMEVSVVHNTDALMDRQLDATASKMLKDELEQQGMTFLMEKETTHVTGDEHVSGLAFKDGEEIEADLVVMAVGIKPNIALASETGLETNRGIVVDDFMKTSHPGIYAVGECAEHRGIAYGLVAPLYEQAAVLAKSISGDESGPYEGSVVFTKLKVSGVDVFSAGLFQEEEGVKAIRIHDESEGIYKKIMIADQKIVGTVMFGDTSDSSRILSYMRSEMNVEKMKKVALLEPEEDGGDDLVASMPESEIVCGCNGVTKGCITKAIQDQGLRTVGEIKGCTNASRSCGGCQPLVSQILEHTLGDVFDASDQQEPICGCTSLSRNEIVEAIREKGIQTTKEVYHVLDFENKEGCSKCRPSLNYYLGMLFPEEYEDEAASRFVNERMHANIQNDGTFSVVPRMYGGVTTSDQLRKIAEVSDKYEIKMLKVTGGQRIDMLGAKKDDLPSIWADLDMPSGYAYGKALRTVKTCVGEQFCRFGTQDSIGLGVRLEKKFERLQTPHKVKMAVSACPRSCAESGFKDVGIIGVDGAWELYVGGNGGINVQGGHLLATVTTDEEVMKTTGAYLQYYRETANYLERTSAWVERVGIDHVKEVLSDEEEKNNLNNRIDIALRATRDPWKEALEDRTVRQQFETILQP from the coding sequence ATGAAAGAACGAATACTTGTAATTGGAAACGGGATGGCAGGGATCCGCTGTGTTGAAGAGATTGTGAAGCTTGAACCGAACGCATACGACATTACGGTAATCGGCAAAGAGCGGACACCCGCTTATGACAGAATCCAGTTATCAACTGTGCTGCAGGGGAACGGAACGGTCGATGAACTGCTCATTAAACCACTCGACTGGTACGACGAACAGAAGGTGACGCTTAGGACAGACGAAGCTGTCACTGAAATTGATAAGGACCAAAGACTTGTATATACGAATAAAGGGGGTGCACTCCCTTACGACCGCCTTATTATTGCTACCGGGTCAAACCCTTTTATCATCCCATTTCCAGGGATAGACAAAAAAGGTGTCATCACCTTTCGTGATATAGACGACTGCAACGCAATGATAGAATCCGCGAAAACGAAGAGGAAAGCGGTAGTGATCGGGGGAGGTCTTCTCGGGTTGGAAGCTGCAAGAGGCCTGCTTAACTTAAATATGGAAGTGAGCGTTGTACATAATACAGATGCGCTCATGGATCGCCAGTTAGATGCAACCGCCTCGAAAATGCTGAAAGATGAGCTTGAACAGCAGGGCATGACCTTCCTGATGGAAAAAGAAACGACGCATGTGACAGGTGATGAACATGTTAGCGGTCTCGCTTTTAAGGACGGGGAAGAAATTGAAGCTGATCTTGTGGTAATGGCTGTCGGGATCAAGCCGAATATCGCTCTTGCTAGCGAAACGGGTCTTGAAACAAACCGGGGGATTGTCGTTGATGATTTTATGAAAACGTCCCATCCCGGCATTTATGCGGTAGGTGAATGTGCCGAGCATCGGGGCATCGCTTATGGGCTCGTTGCACCACTCTATGAACAGGCTGCTGTTCTGGCGAAATCGATTAGTGGTGATGAAAGTGGACCTTATGAAGGGTCTGTTGTCTTTACAAAGCTTAAAGTATCAGGAGTTGATGTTTTCTCAGCCGGACTGTTCCAGGAAGAGGAAGGTGTGAAGGCGATTCGAATTCATGATGAATCAGAAGGCATCTACAAGAAAATCATGATTGCTGATCAGAAAATTGTAGGAACGGTCATGTTTGGTGACACTTCGGATAGCTCTAGAATTCTAAGCTACATGCGTTCAGAAATGAATGTGGAAAAGATGAAAAAAGTGGCGCTTCTTGAGCCTGAAGAAGATGGAGGGGATGACCTTGTTGCATCAATGCCAGAGAGTGAAATTGTGTGCGGCTGTAATGGTGTAACCAAAGGATGCATTACTAAGGCAATTCAGGACCAAGGCCTCCGCACCGTTGGTGAAATCAAAGGGTGTACAAATGCATCAAGATCATGCGGTGGATGCCAGCCGCTTGTAAGTCAGATCCTCGAGCATACGCTTGGCGACGTATTTGATGCAAGTGACCAGCAGGAGCCGATCTGTGGATGTACATCCCTTTCAAGAAACGAAATTGTAGAAGCGATTCGAGAGAAGGGGATTCAAACAACGAAAGAAGTGTACCATGTGCTAGATTTTGAGAATAAAGAAGGCTGTTCGAAATGTCGTCCATCTCTTAATTACTACCTTGGCATGCTGTTTCCTGAGGAATATGAAGATGAAGCAGCTTCGCGTTTTGTTAATGAACGGATGCATGCCAATATTCAAAACGATGGTACGTTCTCTGTTGTGCCGCGTATGTATGGCGGAGTTACAACCTCCGATCAGCTTCGAAAGATTGCCGAGGTGAGTGATAAGTACGAAATCAAAATGCTGAAAGTTACAGGTGGGCAGCGGATTGATATGCTCGGTGCTAAGAAGGATGACCTTCCATCGATCTGGGCAGATCTTGATATGCCGTCAGGATACGCTTATGGAAAAGCACTTCGAACAGTCAAAACATGTGTAGGAGAGCAGTTCTGTCGCTTTGGGACACAGGATTCGATTGGGCTTGGCGTTCGACTTGAGAAGAAATTCGAGCGACTCCAAACACCGCACAAAGTCAAGATGGCCGTATCGGCCTGTCCGAGAAGCTGTGCAGAGTCAGGTTTTAAAGATGTTGGGATTATTGGGGTAGACGGTGCCTGGGAACTTTATGTTGGTGGAAATGGTGGCATAAATGTTCAGGGAGGACACTTACTGGCGACAGTAACCACAGATGAAGAAGTAATGAAAACCACAGGTGCCTATTTGCAATATTACCGCGAGACGGCTAACTATTTAGAACGAACGTCGGCGTGGGTAGAGAGAGTCGGAATTGACCATGTGAAAGAAGTTCTTTCTGATGAGGAGGAGAAAAATAACCTCAATAATCGTATCGATATTGCGCTTCGTGCCACAAGAGATCCATGGAAGGAAGCACTTGAAGATCGAACGGTTCGTCAGCAATTTGAAACGATTTTACAGCCCTAA
- a CDS encoding M14 family zinc carboxypeptidase: MKKQLISGLAAIGLLAAPMTGSAEANWQNVNWNETLQEEDGSLFNSENYDFVKYSEVDDKLQEIEKNSNRITVETPAKSSEGQDLYVVTISDPSAKGKYGYQQALRKKMFKSPDKAEDFIEKHPDFKVPVMINASIHGTEFVGSDAALQLIERFATADDAKTKELLENHILIFNVVANPDGRIDATRFNGNGIDLNRDFITQSQVETKHTVELIKEWNPMVFLDLHGYVKAYGGADHPGLIEPCTPPHNPNYEYDLFSNWALDQAESMENNVIEHRDEYDNTNIDASGVNYQTMTGTYIPQRDDEAGWDDYPPIFTPMYAMYHGAYGYTLEAPTNDWDGVKWHYDAVMGALEFSNENKEEMIKDQIEVFKRGIQFDHPYHTEGFFPKAYILPVDETDPTATEKAVEHLMFNDISVSEAKKDFKYDGKAYPAGTYIVDMSQAKAGLANTMLWDGEDITDITPSMYDISAWNLPELWGFEAIEVDAKSNLTVKTSDVKKVLTDGELVGGGPYLIPNSSVEAVNLANTLMKNGFDVTWGADDQFIVNSASIPELKKLVKASGITVVSGEGTEGKPLDSQKVTILEDGGMNKSQSHSGTRLALERLGFTVEEITPVELAENGLQDTDAFFYSGTSRLISYTNSRANAEFGLESESQYHAFKENIQSFVERGGKYIAVGAGASDATKKLGLTDVTVNKGYSNSNGIVRVDYGDTSLTSGYEATDFGFVYQPVWYSNVDGVDVHASFDDEEDFFVAGHWENRDGAAGQPVIVKEQDQDVTLIGIEAGFRDHTDYLFRLLSNAVFSE; this comes from the coding sequence ATGAAGAAGCAATTGATATCGGGGTTGGCTGCTATAGGGCTCTTAGCTGCGCCAATGACAGGTTCAGCAGAGGCGAATTGGCAGAATGTAAATTGGAATGAGACGTTACAGGAGGAAGACGGAAGTTTATTTAATAGTGAGAACTATGATTTTGTGAAGTATTCAGAAGTGGATGATAAGCTTCAAGAGATTGAAAAGAATAGCAATCGGATTACCGTTGAGACACCTGCGAAGTCTTCTGAGGGACAGGATCTCTATGTAGTAACGATTTCTGATCCATCTGCGAAAGGGAAATATGGCTATCAGCAGGCGTTGAGGAAAAAGATGTTTAAAAGTCCAGATAAAGCAGAGGATTTTATCGAGAAACATCCGGATTTTAAGGTGCCAGTAATGATCAACGCGTCGATTCATGGTACGGAATTTGTCGGTTCAGATGCAGCACTACAGTTGATTGAACGTTTCGCTACGGCAGATGATGCGAAAACGAAGGAACTCTTGGAAAATCACATCCTTATATTTAATGTAGTCGCAAATCCCGATGGCCGAATCGATGCGACACGTTTTAATGGAAATGGCATCGATCTGAATCGTGATTTCATTACACAGTCCCAGGTTGAAACAAAACATACGGTTGAATTGATCAAGGAATGGAATCCGATGGTGTTTCTGGATTTGCACGGTTATGTGAAAGCATATGGTGGCGCAGATCATCCAGGGTTAATTGAACCATGTACACCACCTCATAATCCGAATTATGAATACGATCTATTCTCCAACTGGGCGCTGGATCAAGCAGAATCAATGGAAAATAATGTTATTGAACATCGGGATGAATACGATAATACGAATATAGATGCATCAGGAGTTAACTATCAAACTATGACAGGTACATATATTCCTCAGCGTGACGATGAAGCAGGCTGGGATGATTATCCACCGATTTTCACACCGATGTATGCCATGTACCACGGAGCATATGGGTACACGCTTGAAGCTCCGACAAACGATTGGGATGGAGTGAAATGGCATTATGACGCGGTGATGGGTGCGCTTGAATTTTCGAATGAGAATAAGGAAGAAATGATCAAGGATCAAATCGAAGTGTTTAAGCGTGGCATCCAGTTTGATCATCCGTATCACACAGAGGGATTTTTCCCGAAGGCGTACATTTTACCAGTAGATGAAACGGATCCTACTGCAACGGAAAAAGCGGTTGAGCACTTGATGTTTAATGACATTAGTGTTTCAGAGGCTAAGAAAGATTTTAAATATGATGGTAAGGCGTATCCTGCAGGCACCTATATCGTGGATATGAGTCAGGCAAAAGCTGGCCTTGCCAATACGATGCTGTGGGATGGGGAGGATATCACGGACATTACCCCGTCTATGTATGATATTTCTGCCTGGAATCTTCCTGAGCTATGGGGATTTGAAGCGATTGAGGTAGATGCAAAAAGCAATTTGACTGTGAAAACATCTGATGTGAAAAAAGTCTTAACAGATGGCGAATTAGTAGGAGGTGGTCCTTACCTGATTCCGAACTCCTCCGTTGAAGCAGTCAACCTTGCAAATACGCTAATGAAAAATGGATTTGATGTGACGTGGGGAGCGGATGATCAGTTTATTGTTAACTCAGCATCAATTCCTGAATTGAAAAAGCTTGTGAAGGCTTCTGGCATTACCGTTGTTTCAGGGGAGGGAACAGAAGGGAAGCCACTTGATTCTCAGAAAGTGACAATCTTAGAAGATGGTGGGATGAACAAATCACAGTCGCATTCGGGTACACGGTTAGCGCTTGAGCGATTGGGCTTTACTGTTGAAGAGATCACGCCAGTGGAGCTGGCAGAGAATGGTCTTCAGGATACAGATGCTTTCTTCTATAGTGGAACGTCTCGCCTGATTTCTTACACCAATTCACGTGCGAATGCGGAGTTTGGACTTGAAAGTGAAAGTCAGTATCATGCATTCAAGGAAAACATCCAATCATTTGTTGAAAGGGGAGGCAAGTACATTGCAGTAGGAGCTGGAGCTTCCGATGCTACGAAAAAGCTTGGGTTAACTGATGTGACAGTTAATAAAGGCTATTCAAACAGCAATGGAATTGTGAGAGTAGACTATGGGGATACATCATTAACGTCAGGCTATGAAGCAACTGACTTCGGTTTCGTTTACCAGCCTGTTTGGTACTCTAATGTAGATGGTGTAGATGTTCATGCTTCATTTGATGATGAGGAGGATTTCTTTGTAGCAGGCCACTGGGAAAATCGTGATGGTGCAGCAGGACAGCCTGTGATTGTGAAAGAGCAGGATCAGGATGTCACGTTAATTGGAATTGAAGCAGGGTTCCGAGATCATACGGATTACTTGTTCCGACTACTTTCGAATGCGGTGTTTAGTGAATAA
- a CDS encoding PAS domain-containing protein, which translates to MDARKFTKLTPLTEMVILFIFKIKTIPIKIDGAFRGAYKIIKDISDYKKSQLETLEQAAQLQSLIDSIPEFVVFKDGNGRIIEMNEYAKSIFKIGDKQYVGKTCEQLNCYHNGTNQLLLNSAKTDQVAWEMKSKIEYEHKIKRRMVRK; encoded by the coding sequence ATGGACGCCCGAAAATTTACGAAATTGACGCCTCTCACCGAAATGGTCATACTATTCATCTTCAAAATCAAAACCATTCCAATTAAAATTGATGGTGCATTCCGTGGTGCCTATAAAATCATTAAGGACATTTCTGATTATAAAAAGTCCCAACTTGAAACATTGGAACAGGCAGCTCAATTACAATCCCTTATTGATTCCATCCCTGAATTTGTGGTTTTTAAAGATGGAAATGGTCGAATTATTGAGATGAACGAATACGCTAAGTCCATCTTCAAAATTGGAGATAAACAATATGTCGGGAAAACCTGTGAACAACTAAATTGTTACCATAATGGCACTAATCAACTTCTGCTTAATAGTGCCAAAACAGATCAAGTAGCATGGGAAATGAAATCGAAAATTGAATATGAGCACAAGATTAAAAGACGAATGGTGAGGAAGTAA
- a CDS encoding NarK family nitrate/nitrite MFS transporter has protein sequence MIKRRITPNVSILGLTTFAFFLSFVVWFNMAPFIHVIQEKFQLTSDEIGALLIMNVALTIPARVLIGVLVDRFGPRKVYSSLLVVMSVPCIAFALATTYWQLLISRMFLGIIGAGFVIGIRMISEWFPEKRMGIAEGIYGGWGNFGSAAAAMSLPVLALLLGGEEGWRYAIGITGLLVLIYGIVFYFTASDTPHSKSLPGEVKRKGGLEVTSYKDLIGLIAIMLPMYGILGVFLWKLYSMAILTSEAAIAGCLILLILFISSSFRAIQYNRPALEKGVPEEEQYSFKQVFILASAYFVTFGSELAVVSMLPLFFSETFDLGLAEAGIIAGSFAFTNLVARPLGGYLSDRFGRKLILTIMLFGLSIGYFLLSQVSGTWPLALAIAVTMLCSFFVQGGEGAVFAMVPLIKKKVTGQIAGLVGAYGNVGATTFLTVYSMVQPGQFFLVISVTGAVCTAGMILLVEPKQRAVREGKVSRVPSNTNVSR, from the coding sequence GTGATAAAACGTCGAATAACACCTAACGTTTCGATCCTTGGTCTAACGACTTTTGCTTTCTTTCTGTCATTTGTTGTCTGGTTTAATATGGCGCCTTTTATTCATGTCATTCAGGAGAAGTTTCAGCTTACGAGTGATGAAATTGGTGCATTGTTGATTATGAATGTGGCACTAACGATTCCAGCTCGTGTTTTGATAGGTGTACTGGTGGATCGCTTTGGTCCTCGGAAAGTCTATTCCAGTCTCCTAGTCGTCATGAGTGTTCCATGTATTGCATTCGCTTTAGCAACGACATACTGGCAGCTTCTAATCAGCCGTATGTTTCTCGGAATCATCGGTGCTGGATTTGTCATTGGGATCCGGATGATCTCTGAATGGTTTCCAGAAAAGCGGATGGGTATCGCAGAAGGCATCTACGGTGGCTGGGGCAATTTTGGTTCCGCTGCTGCAGCGATGTCCTTACCGGTACTTGCTCTTCTATTAGGGGGCGAGGAAGGCTGGCGGTATGCGATCGGGATAACTGGTCTACTTGTTCTCATTTATGGAATTGTCTTTTACTTCACAGCTTCAGATACACCTCATTCGAAATCCTTGCCAGGTGAAGTAAAACGAAAAGGTGGACTTGAAGTAACAAGCTATAAGGACCTGATTGGTTTGATTGCGATCATGCTCCCGATGTACGGCATTCTTGGTGTCTTTCTTTGGAAGCTGTATAGCATGGCGATATTAACCAGTGAAGCTGCGATTGCAGGTTGTCTTATCCTTTTAATCCTATTTATCTCCAGTAGTTTTCGTGCGATTCAATACAACAGGCCTGCTCTTGAAAAAGGGGTTCCTGAAGAAGAGCAGTATTCGTTTAAACAGGTATTCATTCTTGCTTCGGCCTATTTTGTAACCTTTGGCTCTGAGCTTGCGGTTGTCTCCATGCTTCCTCTCTTTTTCAGTGAGACGTTTGACCTTGGTTTAGCGGAAGCGGGAATCATAGCCGGGTCCTTTGCCTTCACGAACCTTGTTGCACGTCCACTCGGAGGATACTTAAGTGATCGGTTTGGAAGGAAACTGATTCTGACCATTATGCTTTTCGGTCTGTCAATCGGATACTTTCTTCTGTCACAAGTCTCAGGAACCTGGCCTCTCGCTCTCGCCATCGCGGTGACGATGCTTTGCTCCTTTTTTGTACAGGGAGGGGAAGGCGCCGTGTTTGCGATGGTGCCATTAATCAAAAAGAAAGTCACCGGTCAAATTGCTGGTCTTGTCGGAGCGTACGGAAATGTTGGAGCAACAACATTCCTTACCGTTTACAGCATGGTTCAGCCCGGACAATTCTTTTTGGTGATTAGCGTTACTGGTGCTGTGTGTACGGCAGGCATGATTTTACTCGTCGAGCCTAAACAAAGAGCAGTCAGAGAAGGGAAAGTCTCGAGAGTTCCATCCAATACGAACGTATCAAGATGA
- the cobA gene encoding uroporphyrinogen-III C-methyltransferase — MGKVYLIGAGPGDPELITLKGLRAIQESDVILYDRLISEELLGYAKPGAELIFCGKLPNYHAMTQETINRFLVKYAKKGKVVARLKGGDPFIFGRGGEEAEWVSKRGIPYEVVPGVTSGAAAPAYAGIPLTHRSVSASVTFITGHLQDNSEGEWEHLAKGKGTIAIYMGVSKLPSICEKLIRHGRSAETPVAVIYQGTTENQRTVTGTLEGIAERVKQANMKNPSMIVIGEVVSYHESLNWFQAKGAVSEGIEMNGVL; from the coding sequence ATGGGAAAAGTGTATTTAATTGGTGCTGGCCCGGGAGACCCTGAATTGATTACGCTAAAAGGACTGCGTGCCATTCAAGAATCTGATGTTATCCTTTACGATCGACTTATTAGTGAAGAGCTATTAGGCTATGCGAAACCAGGAGCAGAACTAATCTTTTGCGGTAAACTACCAAACTATCATGCGATGACACAAGAGACCATTAATCGCTTTCTCGTTAAATATGCGAAGAAAGGAAAAGTTGTTGCAAGACTAAAGGGTGGAGATCCTTTTATTTTCGGACGCGGCGGTGAAGAGGCAGAATGGGTCAGCAAAAGAGGGATTCCCTATGAAGTAGTACCCGGTGTGACTTCTGGGGCTGCAGCACCAGCATATGCTGGTATACCTCTCACACACCGATCAGTCAGCGCGTCTGTTACATTTATTACCGGGCACCTTCAGGATAATAGCGAAGGAGAATGGGAGCATCTTGCAAAAGGGAAAGGGACCATTGCGATCTATATGGGGGTGAGTAAGCTGCCGTCGATTTGTGAAAAACTAATTCGCCATGGACGTTCCGCTGAAACACCGGTCGCGGTCATCTATCAAGGAACAACCGAGAATCAGAGGACGGTGACGGGTACGCTAGAAGGCATTGCGGAGCGCGTGAAACAGGCAAACATGAAGAATCCATCTATGATCGTAATTGGAGAAGTTGTCTCCTACCACGAAAGCTTGAACTGGTTCCAGGCTAAAGGGGCAGTCTCAGAAGGCATCGAGATGAATGGGGTATTGTAG
- a CDS encoding PAS domain S-box protein: MLKKVEKELVSTKELIESIFTNNADAISVSNLNQKIIKVNPAFQRLHGYNDGDMITNLMNVYPEDNKAEAEKMISKVMRGEGVVDFETIRKRKDGSLIDVSITYSPIKDHEGNITAMLAITRDIQDRKKTDELLLRSEKLSAIGQLSAAVAHEVRNPLTTSLQEPNQ, encoded by the coding sequence ATGCTTAAAAAAGTAGAAAAAGAACTCGTTTCGACAAAGGAGCTGATTGAATCAATTTTCACCAACAATGCTGATGCGATATCTGTAAGTAACTTGAATCAAAAAATCATTAAAGTAAACCCTGCCTTCCAGCGGTTACATGGCTACAACGATGGTGACATGATTACAAACTTGATGAATGTGTACCCTGAGGACAACAAAGCAGAAGCTGAAAAAATGATTAGCAAAGTAATGCGAGGAGAAGGTGTGGTCGATTTCGAAACCATTCGCAAGCGAAAAGATGGATCATTAATCGATGTAAGCATCACCTATTCACCCATTAAAGATCATGAAGGAAACATTACAGCCATGTTAGCCATTACCCGAGATATTCAAGACCGTAAAAAAACCGACGAATTGCTCCTTCGCTCAGAGAAACTCTCAGCAATAGGGCAACTCTCAGCTGCGGTAGCACACGAAGTAAGAAATCCATTAACAACTAGTTTACAAGAACCGAATCAATGA